From Pseudarthrobacter equi, a single genomic window includes:
- a CDS encoding LacI family DNA-binding transcriptional regulator, translated as MAKSSKGRMPRLEDVADVAGVSHQTVSRVINNHPNVSKATREKVEAAIAELGYRRNTAARSLVTRRSQTIGVLGSELSQYGPANTLLGVEQAARDAGYFVSIAALREVSGAAIADAVSHFLDQAVDGIAVLVPHAETLQALDALNIPVPVMAVGSLGNSEVSGAMVDQRAGARLAVEHLIAQGHRRIGHVSGPAGWTDAAERAEGWREALHDAGLADDLLVEGDWSAGSGYAIGRRLAARRSATALFVGNDQMALGVLRAFAEAGVRVPDDVSVVGFDDQPESGYFSPPLTTVRQDFEELGRRCLDIMLKEIEAGAGISSTVVTPELVPRSSTAPPAAG; from the coding sequence ATGGCTAAAAGCAGCAAGGGCAGGATGCCTCGCCTGGAGGATGTGGCCGATGTGGCCGGCGTTTCCCACCAGACCGTCTCCCGTGTCATCAACAACCACCCGAATGTCAGCAAGGCCACCCGGGAAAAGGTGGAGGCCGCCATTGCGGAGCTGGGGTACCGGCGAAACACGGCTGCCCGAAGCCTGGTCACCAGGCGGTCCCAGACCATCGGGGTCCTTGGCAGCGAGCTGTCCCAGTACGGGCCGGCCAATACCCTCCTCGGTGTGGAGCAGGCTGCCCGCGACGCCGGCTACTTCGTCAGCATCGCCGCACTCCGCGAGGTCAGCGGAGCTGCCATCGCCGATGCCGTCAGCCATTTCCTGGACCAGGCGGTGGACGGCATTGCGGTGCTGGTGCCGCACGCCGAAACCCTCCAGGCGCTCGATGCGCTGAACATCCCGGTGCCCGTGATGGCTGTGGGATCGCTGGGCAACAGCGAGGTGAGTGGCGCCATGGTGGACCAGCGCGCAGGGGCGCGGCTCGCCGTCGAACATCTCATTGCCCAGGGGCACCGGCGGATCGGCCATGTCTCCGGTCCCGCCGGTTGGACCGACGCCGCTGAGCGCGCCGAGGGGTGGCGGGAAGCCCTCCACGACGCGGGGCTGGCGGACGATCTGCTGGTGGAAGGGGATTGGAGTGCCGGCAGCGGCTACGCCATTGGCCGCAGGCTGGCGGCGCGGCGCAGCGCCACCGCCCTGTTCGTGGGCAACGACCAGATGGCGCTGGGAGTCCTGAGGGCCTTCGCCGAGGCCGGTGTCCGCGTGCCCGACGACGTCTCCGTAGTCGGGTTCGACGACCAGCCGGAATCGGGGTACTTCAGCCCGCCGCTGACCACCGTCCGGCAGGACTTCGAGGAACTGGGCCGCCGCTGCCTGGACATCATGCTGAAGGAAATCGAGGCCGGCGCCGGGATCAGCTCCACGGTGGTCACGCCGGAACTTGTGCCACGGTCCAGCACCGCCCCGCCCGCGGCCGGGTAG
- a CDS encoding dihydrofolate reductase family protein has protein sequence MSLVRVHNFSVSLDGFGTGEGQQLDAPFGHAGSRLMEWAFGTRTFRAMGLHGEGQASFGVDEAFASQWGPGIGVEIMGRNKFGPQRGPWEDEEWKGWWGDNPVFHTPVVVLTHHPRPVLEMEGGTTFHFIDADPATALAKARELAPGLDVRIGGGADTVRQFLEAGLIDHMHIAVVPIILGRGERLWDGLEGLDERFDIESTTSPAGVVHMVFTRRADA, from the coding sequence ATGTCCCTCGTCCGCGTGCACAACTTCTCGGTCTCCCTCGACGGCTTCGGCACGGGTGAGGGCCAGCAGCTCGATGCCCCGTTCGGCCATGCCGGATCACGGCTCATGGAATGGGCCTTCGGAACCCGCACCTTCCGCGCCATGGGACTCCACGGGGAGGGGCAGGCATCCTTTGGCGTCGATGAGGCCTTCGCCAGTCAATGGGGCCCCGGGATCGGCGTCGAAATCATGGGGCGCAACAAGTTCGGCCCCCAGCGCGGACCCTGGGAGGACGAAGAGTGGAAAGGATGGTGGGGCGACAACCCCGTCTTCCACACGCCCGTCGTTGTCCTGACTCACCACCCCCGGCCGGTCCTCGAAATGGAGGGCGGAACCACCTTCCACTTCATTGACGCCGACCCCGCAACGGCGCTCGCAAAGGCCCGCGAACTGGCCCCCGGCCTCGACGTCCGGATAGGCGGCGGCGCGGACACGGTTCGGCAGTTCCTCGAGGCAGGCCTGATCGACCACATGCACATCGCCGTGGTGCCCATCATCCTTGGCCGCGGCGAGCGCCTGTGGGACGGGCTGGAAGGACTTGATGAGCGCTTCGACATCGAATCCACCACATCGCCGGCCGGAGTGGTGCACATGGTCTTCACCCGCCGCGCCGACGCTTAG
- a CDS encoding GDSL-type esterase/lipase family protein — MTLDNGAPGMLLTAIKGALDVSLNNGGMSVKRLPAWTQAQFGGDAPLAKANATPSGVRLEFLTDAAWLELDLTFTRESAAWRWRPLQAAVISMTTSDGHAESREFHEGDVLETFPDGSSTLTPAAPSTARFEIPGPRQERTVTVWLPHRGSARIHGVRSDRPLQPAPSTGPRWVHYGSSISQSSHAEAPLGVWPVVAARNLGLDLYNLGLAGSAHLDQFVARTIRDQPADLITLKVGINIINSASLRRRTFAPAVHGFLDTVRDGHPETPLVLISPIFCPEHEDAPGPSRLVDGKFLATDLARKPGDGLLTLRDARSILADAVSERGTSDSNLHHLDGLRLFGSADAHLLPDLLHPNDEGYRLIGERFTDIAAGSPWLAPAAQAPVRS, encoded by the coding sequence ATGACCCTGGACAACGGCGCGCCCGGTATGTTGCTGACCGCGATCAAAGGCGCCCTGGACGTTTCCCTCAACAACGGGGGCATGTCGGTCAAACGCCTCCCGGCCTGGACGCAGGCCCAGTTCGGCGGCGACGCGCCGCTGGCCAAAGCCAACGCCACACCCTCCGGGGTGCGGCTGGAATTCCTGACGGACGCGGCCTGGCTGGAACTGGACCTCACGTTCACACGGGAATCCGCTGCCTGGCGCTGGCGTCCGCTCCAGGCAGCCGTGATCAGCATGACCACATCGGATGGCCACGCCGAGAGCCGGGAATTCCACGAGGGGGACGTCCTGGAAACCTTTCCGGACGGGTCCAGCACCCTGACTCCTGCCGCCCCGTCCACGGCACGTTTCGAGATTCCGGGGCCACGGCAGGAGCGCACTGTCACAGTGTGGTTGCCGCACCGGGGAAGCGCCAGGATCCACGGCGTCCGTTCCGACAGGCCGCTACAGCCAGCACCGAGCACTGGTCCCCGCTGGGTCCACTACGGAAGCTCCATCAGCCAGTCCTCGCACGCCGAGGCACCCCTCGGGGTGTGGCCCGTCGTTGCCGCCCGCAACCTTGGCCTGGACCTTTACAACCTGGGACTTGCAGGCTCCGCCCACCTCGACCAGTTCGTTGCGCGGACCATCCGCGACCAGCCCGCCGATCTCATCACGCTGAAGGTGGGCATCAACATCATCAACAGCGCCAGCCTCCGCCGGCGCACTTTCGCACCGGCCGTTCACGGGTTCCTGGACACTGTACGGGACGGCCACCCTGAGACCCCGCTGGTGCTGATATCGCCCATCTTCTGCCCCGAGCATGAGGACGCCCCCGGCCCCTCGCGGCTGGTGGACGGAAAGTTCCTGGCCACCGACCTTGCCCGTAAGCCCGGCGACGGGCTGCTGACCCTCCGCGACGCCAGGAGCATCCTCGCGGACGCCGTCAGCGAGCGCGGCACGTCCGATTCGAACCTGCATCACCTGGACGGCCTGCGGCTTTTCGGGTCCGCCGACGCACATCTCCTCCCGGACCTCCTGCACCCGAATGACGAGGGTTACCGGCTGATCGGCGAACGGTTCACGGATATTGCCGCTGGCAGCCCGTGGCTTGCCCCGGCAGCGCAGGCTCCCGTCAGAAGCTAG
- a CDS encoding DUF47 domain-containing protein: MAQQIVLASGTLAEILGVSAADHAKLVEDMHNHDAKSSELHYALLTHMRTSFVNPLPREDMYTLSRYLNEAMEKMDAAAELVALYKLERLPKRAADQLEIISRQAELTVDAMRRLNNLDDLEDYWIEILRLTKRAERTHRVWVADMISDMKWAQYSRNRDVANQLVEVTKDMRRIATQVGSIIVKES; the protein is encoded by the coding sequence ATGGCGCAGCAGATTGTCCTGGCCAGCGGCACCCTGGCGGAAATCCTGGGAGTCTCGGCCGCGGACCACGCCAAGCTCGTGGAGGACATGCACAACCACGATGCAAAATCCTCCGAGCTGCACTATGCCCTGCTGACCCACATGCGGACCAGCTTCGTGAACCCGCTCCCCCGCGAGGACATGTACACCCTGTCCCGCTACCTCAACGAAGCCATGGAAAAGATGGACGCCGCGGCCGAACTGGTTGCGCTGTACAAGCTGGAGCGGCTCCCCAAGCGCGCCGCGGACCAGCTGGAGATCATCAGCAGGCAGGCTGAACTGACCGTGGATGCCATGCGCCGGCTGAACAACCTGGACGACCTCGAGGACTACTGGATCGAGATCCTCCGCCTTACCAAACGGGCCGAGCGCACGCACCGGGTGTGGGTGGCGGACATGATCTCGGACATGAAGTGGGCCCAATACTCCCGCAACCGGGACGTGGCCAACCAACTGGTGGAGGTCACGAAGGACATGCGGCGCATCGCCACGCAGGTGGGCAGCATCATCGTCAAGGAATCGTGA
- a CDS encoding class F sortase — translation MNGRTTTARESRRRPSVGARIAAAASILVLTACAPAGPPPAPSVAPASAAASAAADPPSAVPTAAPAAPGAAAPGPAAPAGQPGAAPTIPVHPATLGAVPGDPAPTSISIAGTAIDMPVVPGGVSGEGAMELPDAFDRAAWYRFGPAPGAAEGAAVIAGHIDTASDGAPFSALKSLPEGTAIRVGRDGSPDLTYRVVKVELMAKDRFDGGSLFRRTGPHELKVVTCGGRWLDERMDYSDNVIVTAVPG, via the coding sequence ATGAACGGACGTACGACGACGGCACGGGAGTCCCGCCGTCGTCCATCTGTTGGGGCGCGGATCGCCGCCGCCGCGTCCATTCTGGTGCTGACCGCGTGTGCGCCCGCCGGGCCGCCCCCGGCACCTTCCGTTGCGCCCGCCAGCGCAGCAGCTTCCGCGGCAGCCGACCCTCCCAGTGCGGTTCCCACTGCCGCTCCGGCCGCCCCGGGCGCCGCTGCCCCCGGCCCGGCCGCTCCCGCCGGCCAACCGGGTGCCGCGCCCACCATTCCTGTCCATCCGGCTACCCTGGGTGCTGTTCCGGGAGACCCTGCGCCGACGTCGATCTCCATCGCCGGCACGGCCATCGATATGCCGGTGGTTCCCGGGGGAGTGTCCGGCGAAGGTGCCATGGAATTACCGGACGCTTTCGACCGCGCCGCCTGGTACCGGTTCGGGCCAGCCCCGGGAGCGGCCGAAGGGGCCGCCGTGATCGCCGGCCACATCGACACGGCCTCGGACGGGGCACCGTTCTCCGCCTTGAAATCACTGCCCGAGGGGACCGCCATCCGCGTGGGCCGTGACGGCTCCCCGGACCTCACCTACCGCGTGGTGAAGGTGGAACTGATGGCCAAGGACAGGTTCGACGGCGGCTCGCTCTTCCGCCGCACCGGGCCGCACGAGCTCAAGGTGGTCACCTGCGGCGGGAGGTGGCTGGACGAGCGGATGGACTACAGCGACAATGTGATAGTCACCGCGGTCCCCGGGTAA
- a CDS encoding anti-sigma factor, producing the protein MPHLDPEQLSLLAMYEDWEDADGREHLSVCPECAADYAALRRTVDAVRTTPDTTSLSVPGPHVWAGIHRQLGLAEAVQADPLSGPGTKPAEAPGEAAPPNVAPFSPRRKAWWQRTGTWIAAAAAVVLVAAGGIWVSTRPAQPTQLAQAQLTPLAQYSATGSAKVVEAADGSRRLDVTLDKDEARGYQEVWLIAPDLSRLVSLGIMNSDSGSFEVPAGLQLADYPIVDVSDEPVDGNPAHSTVSIVRGTLTS; encoded by the coding sequence ATGCCGCATCTTGATCCGGAACAGTTGAGCCTCCTTGCGATGTACGAGGACTGGGAGGACGCCGACGGCCGGGAGCACCTCAGTGTCTGCCCCGAATGCGCCGCCGATTACGCCGCGCTGCGCCGCACGGTTGACGCCGTCAGGACGACGCCGGACACCACAAGCCTGTCCGTTCCCGGACCGCACGTGTGGGCCGGAATCCACCGGCAACTTGGGCTTGCCGAGGCTGTCCAGGCGGACCCGCTGAGTGGTCCCGGTACCAAGCCTGCGGAGGCACCTGGCGAGGCGGCGCCGCCGAACGTTGCTCCGTTCAGCCCGCGGAGGAAGGCGTGGTGGCAGCGCACCGGGACGTGGATCGCAGCCGCTGCGGCCGTTGTGCTGGTGGCGGCGGGCGGCATCTGGGTGTCCACCCGGCCCGCCCAGCCCACCCAGCTGGCGCAGGCCCAGCTGACACCGCTGGCCCAGTACTCCGCCACAGGATCGGCGAAGGTGGTGGAGGCGGCCGACGGTTCGCGCCGGCTGGACGTCACGCTGGACAAGGATGAGGCGCGGGGCTACCAGGAAGTCTGGCTGATCGCCCCGGATCTGTCGCGGCTGGTCAGCCTGGGCATTATGAACTCGGACTCCGGAAGCTTCGAGGTGCCCGCCGGCCTGCAGCTGGCGGACTACCCGATTGTGGATGTCTCGGACGAGCCGGTGGACGGCAATCCGGCCCACTCAACGGTCAGTATTGTCCGGGGGACGCTTACTTCCTGA
- a CDS encoding GAF and ANTAR domain-containing protein — MPHGTTPAGPASKAAQAAGSDGSQAMLLDLVIGADSLTDSLDRLAAAAVRSVAGAQQAGPIQSAGTRIECAVVLTQPRRSPAITGTSRDAERMMAWEQQAAEGPTSEVLAGGHPVAVLQRHGDFRWPRYCSELQVAGFGSVLGVRLRLDGAGDAAGSGPAGEAPGGDAETHAALAFFAPDSKAFPLQVIAEARAFAGLASRSLRMALDLHTARSMASDLRSALDSRTSINVACGVIMAQNRCSYHEAFSILAKASSHRNIKVRRIAEDILERLPEGPPQSHFGH, encoded by the coding sequence GTGCCGCATGGCACTACGCCGGCCGGTCCGGCCTCGAAAGCAGCACAGGCTGCCGGGAGTGACGGCAGCCAGGCGATGCTGCTTGACCTGGTCATCGGGGCAGACTCGCTGACCGATTCCCTGGACCGGCTGGCCGCCGCTGCGGTGCGGTCGGTGGCAGGCGCCCAGCAGGCGGGCCCGATTCAGTCGGCGGGCACGCGCATCGAATGCGCGGTGGTGCTGACCCAGCCGCGCCGGTCCCCCGCCATTACGGGGACATCACGGGACGCGGAGCGGATGATGGCGTGGGAGCAGCAGGCGGCTGAGGGCCCCACCAGCGAGGTGCTGGCCGGCGGCCATCCCGTTGCGGTTCTTCAACGGCACGGGGATTTCCGCTGGCCGCGTTACTGCAGCGAGCTGCAGGTTGCCGGTTTTGGCAGTGTCCTGGGCGTCCGGCTCCGGCTTGACGGTGCGGGCGATGCAGCGGGTTCGGGCCCCGCCGGTGAAGCCCCGGGCGGGGACGCGGAAACCCACGCTGCGCTGGCGTTCTTCGCACCGGATTCCAAGGCCTTTCCGCTGCAGGTTATCGCCGAGGCCCGGGCATTTGCCGGGCTGGCGTCACGGAGCCTGCGGATGGCCCTCGACCTGCATACGGCCCGTTCCATGGCGTCGGACCTGCGCTCGGCACTGGACAGCCGCACCTCCATCAACGTGGCGTGCGGCGTCATCATGGCCCAGAACCGGTGTTCCTACCACGAGGCGTTTTCCATCCTGGCCAAGGCCTCCAGCCACCGGAACATCAAGGTCCGCCGGATCGCGGAGGACATCCTCGAGCGGCTGCCCGAGGGTCCCCCGCAATCCCACTTCGGGCACTAG
- a CDS encoding RNA polymerase sigma factor has protein sequence MVLVTDAGKEPRVTSPAQASHGWDDGLTASFLAGDERALAAAYREFAPLVHTLALRSLSDRSAADDVTQEVFIRVWRSRNTFKPEVARLPAWIVGITRNVITDAHSATAREVRKAHAAAGAGLAAGEVGAGTEAAEVLADRLMLDGELDRLGEPQGSIMKLAFYEDLTHEQISRKLDLPLGTVKSHIRRSLTHLRSRLEVDHAAS, from the coding sequence ATGGTTCTTGTCACCGATGCCGGGAAGGAGCCGCGAGTGACCTCTCCTGCGCAAGCCTCCCACGGCTGGGACGACGGGCTGACCGCGTCCTTCCTCGCCGGTGATGAGAGGGCTCTGGCGGCGGCCTACCGCGAATTCGCCCCGCTGGTGCACACCCTGGCCCTCCGTTCCCTGTCGGACCGGTCCGCGGCCGACGACGTCACCCAGGAGGTCTTTATCCGGGTGTGGCGCTCGCGGAACACCTTCAAGCCGGAGGTGGCCCGGTTGCCCGCCTGGATTGTGGGCATCACCCGGAACGTCATCACCGACGCGCACTCGGCCACCGCACGCGAAGTGCGCAAGGCCCACGCGGCGGCCGGGGCCGGACTGGCCGCCGGAGAAGTGGGCGCCGGAACGGAGGCGGCGGAGGTCCTCGCGGACCGGCTGATGTTGGACGGCGAACTGGACAGGCTGGGCGAACCACAGGGGTCCATCATGAAGCTGGCCTTCTACGAGGATCTGACGCACGAACAGATCTCACGGAAACTGGACCTGCCGCTTGGTACCGTCAAGAGCCACATCCGCCGCAGCCTGACGCATTTGAGAAGCCGATTGGAGGTAGACCATGCCGCATCTTGA
- a CDS encoding inorganic phosphate transporter, whose protein sequence is MTAVFFGAVVLLTAAFAFLNGFRDVSLSTALPVRNRALTPSVAVLLAAFFNFVGALLSATLAVAVSQTWISLPSGTDGLTILVSGLLSACAWGLLMWWRGIPVPSTHTLVGGLAGAGLASLAVGGTGVGGADQSLLLQVVLPLLLSPLVAYSGAFLLVYPATWAARHTQPSVVNQRFRRSQAIAAGAVAFGHGLQDGQRVSAVLLLALLAAGYSDGGSIPVWVVLLSAVMMTAGTLLGGWRISHTIGYKLTRVDPLRGSVAQIYSALMLFVGALALHWPLSTTHTVTAAVLGAGENQHFSVTNRKLVIRIVGLWILTPLATAALAFVLALALSAAA, encoded by the coding sequence GTGACGGCAGTCTTTTTCGGCGCGGTGGTGCTCCTCACCGCCGCGTTTGCCTTCCTTAACGGCTTCCGGGACGTTTCCCTTTCCACGGCCCTGCCCGTCCGCAACCGGGCACTCACGCCCAGCGTGGCGGTCCTGCTGGCCGCCTTCTTCAACTTTGTGGGCGCGCTCCTGAGCGCCACCCTGGCCGTTGCCGTCAGCCAGACCTGGATCAGCCTGCCGTCCGGCACCGACGGCCTGACCATCCTGGTTTCCGGCCTTCTCAGCGCCTGTGCCTGGGGCCTGCTGATGTGGTGGCGGGGCATCCCCGTCCCCTCCACGCACACCCTGGTGGGCGGCCTTGCGGGGGCCGGCCTGGCCAGCCTCGCCGTCGGCGGGACCGGGGTGGGCGGCGCAGACCAGTCGCTGCTCCTGCAGGTGGTCCTGCCACTGCTGCTCTCCCCCCTGGTGGCGTACAGCGGCGCGTTCCTGCTGGTTTATCCGGCCACGTGGGCGGCCCGCCATACGCAGCCGAGCGTGGTGAACCAGCGCTTCCGCCGCAGCCAGGCCATCGCCGCCGGTGCTGTGGCGTTCGGCCACGGCCTGCAGGACGGCCAGCGCGTCAGCGCAGTGCTGCTGCTCGCCCTGCTCGCGGCAGGATATTCCGACGGCGGGAGCATCCCCGTGTGGGTTGTCCTGCTGTCCGCGGTGATGATGACTGCCGGGACCCTGCTTGGTGGATGGCGGATATCCCACACCATCGGCTACAAGCTCACCCGGGTGGATCCGCTGCGCGGTTCGGTGGCCCAGATCTACAGCGCCCTCATGCTGTTCGTGGGGGCGCTGGCACTGCACTGGCCCCTGTCCACCACCCACACCGTCACCGCGGCGGTCCTGGGAGCCGGCGAGAACCAGCATTTCTCCGTCACCAACCGGAAGCTGGTGATCCGCATCGTGGGGCTCTGGATCCTCACCCCGCTGGCGACGGCGGCACTCGCCTTCGTGCTGGCGCTGGCCCTGTCCGCGGCAGCCTGA
- a CDS encoding three-helix bundle dimerization domain-containing protein produces MDFSLAILDAWQASENSEASTKRLRVECSDEQRALVSLINALEGRFPGRSRTEVEDAVCEEYAAFNSGPVRTMVPLFVEHAAVKRLRGSLL; encoded by the coding sequence ATGGACTTTTCGCTAGCTATACTAGATGCTTGGCAGGCTAGTGAAAATTCTGAAGCTTCGACGAAGAGGTTAAGGGTGGAATGCAGTGACGAGCAGCGGGCTCTGGTGTCTTTGATCAACGCCCTCGAGGGCAGATTTCCGGGGCGCTCCCGCACTGAAGTTGAAGACGCAGTGTGCGAGGAATACGCGGCGTTCAATTCGGGCCCTGTGCGGACGATGGTTCCTTTGTTTGTGGAGCACGCAGCCGTTAAGCGACTGCGGGGCAGTCTGCTGTAA
- a CDS encoding helix-turn-helix transcriptional regulator, with amino-acid sequence MENRVNECRSRLGWSQQRLADQLGVSRQTIISIERGRFDPSLPLAFRLARIFETTLEELFLPDGNP; translated from the coding sequence ATGGAAAACCGCGTCAACGAGTGCCGGTCACGGCTCGGGTGGTCACAGCAACGGCTTGCGGACCAGCTGGGGGTCTCCCGCCAAACCATCATCTCCATTGAACGCGGACGGTTTGACCCGTCGCTGCCCCTTGCCTTCCGGCTCGCCCGGATCTTTGAGACCACCCTTGAAGAACTGTTCCTTCCGGACGGGAATCCCTAG
- the arfA gene encoding arabinosylfuranosidase ArfA: MFFVATPEPATAKVTLDPAFTVGPVRRRTFGAFVEHLGRCVYTGIFEPNHPDADEDGFRRDVLGLTRELGVSTVRYPGGNFVSGYRWEDGVGPKDQRPVRLDLAWHSTDPNLVGVDEFAAWSAKAGVEPMMAVNLGTRGIQEAMDLLEYCNIDGGTELSDQRRANGAPDGYGIKMWCLGNEMDGPWQIGHKNALEYGRLAADTARGMRMIDPDLELVACGSSGPTMGTFGEWERVVLSETYELVDLISAHQYFEDFGDLQEHLAAGHKMDAFIKDIVSHIDHVKSVKKSTKQVNISFDEWNVWHMSRAESKAPSGKDWPVAPVLLEDTYTVADAVVVGDLLVTLLKNTDRVHSASLAQLVNVIAPIMTEPGGRAWKQTTFHPFALTSRHAAGTVLQLAVESPLVSGGTTAGVAALSAVATFDADKGEAVVFAVNRSATDALTLDAAVAGLGNVRVLEALTYANKDPYWQASADDSTSVEPSENVTVKADGGRLTAEFPAVSWSMIRLAVGA; encoded by the coding sequence ATGTTTTTCGTGGCAACCCCTGAACCGGCAACCGCCAAAGTAACCCTTGACCCGGCTTTCACCGTTGGTCCCGTCCGCCGCCGCACATTTGGCGCCTTCGTGGAGCACCTGGGCCGGTGCGTCTACACCGGCATCTTCGAGCCCAACCACCCCGATGCCGATGAGGACGGTTTCCGTCGCGATGTCCTGGGCCTGACCCGGGAACTCGGCGTCTCCACCGTGAGGTACCCCGGTGGCAACTTCGTTTCCGGCTACCGGTGGGAGGACGGCGTGGGGCCGAAGGACCAGCGGCCTGTCCGCCTCGACCTGGCCTGGCACTCCACGGACCCCAACCTGGTGGGCGTGGACGAATTCGCGGCGTGGTCCGCCAAGGCCGGCGTGGAACCCATGATGGCCGTCAACCTGGGCACCCGCGGCATCCAGGAGGCGATGGACCTGCTGGAGTACTGCAACATCGATGGCGGTACTGAGCTTTCCGACCAGCGCCGCGCCAACGGTGCACCGGACGGCTACGGCATCAAGATGTGGTGCCTGGGCAACGAGATGGACGGCCCGTGGCAGATCGGCCACAAGAACGCGCTTGAATACGGGCGGCTGGCGGCGGACACGGCCCGCGGCATGCGGATGATCGATCCGGACCTGGAGCTGGTGGCCTGCGGCAGTTCCGGTCCCACCATGGGCACGTTCGGCGAATGGGAGCGCGTGGTCCTGTCCGAAACCTATGAGCTGGTGGACCTGATCTCCGCCCACCAGTACTTTGAGGACTTCGGCGACCTTCAAGAGCACTTGGCCGCCGGGCACAAGATGGACGCCTTCATCAAGGACATCGTCAGCCACATCGACCATGTGAAGTCGGTGAAGAAGTCCACCAAGCAGGTGAACATCTCCTTCGATGAATGGAACGTCTGGCACATGAGCCGGGCCGAGTCCAAGGCGCCCTCCGGCAAGGACTGGCCGGTAGCCCCCGTGCTGCTGGAGGACACCTATACGGTGGCGGACGCCGTGGTGGTGGGCGACCTGCTGGTCACCTTGCTGAAGAACACGGACCGGGTCCATTCCGCGAGCCTGGCCCAGCTGGTCAACGTCATCGCCCCCATCATGACCGAACCCGGCGGCCGCGCCTGGAAGCAGACCACCTTCCACCCCTTCGCCCTGACCTCCCGGCACGCCGCCGGCACTGTCCTGCAGCTCGCCGTCGAATCCCCGCTGGTCAGCGGGGGCACCACCGCAGGCGTCGCCGCACTGTCCGCCGTTGCAACTTTCGACGCCGACAAGGGCGAGGCAGTGGTGTTCGCCGTCAACCGCTCGGCAACGGACGCACTCACCCTGGATGCCGCCGTCGCCGGCTTGGGCAACGTCCGCGTGCTGGAGGCACTGACCTACGCCAACAAGGACCCGTACTGGCAGGCCAGCGCGGACGATTCAACGTCCGTGGAGCCCTCGGAAAACGTCACGGTCAAGGCCGACGGCGGCCGCCTCACCGCGGAGTTCCCGGCCGTGTCCTGGTCCATGATCCGGCTGGCGGTGGGCGCCTAA
- a CDS encoding DUF4397 domain-containing protein, translating to MRKRIFTAGIGAAAIAAAMALAGPANAAEGDAQLSVLHGVPGLTVDVWVNGDRTLDDFTPGSLAGPLALPAGAYQIAITAADAADASAAVIGPVTVNLAANGNYTAVANLDAAGKPTANLFTNDVSQIAAGKGKLTVRHTAAAPAVDVLAGGGAVVTNLSNPNEQTLTLDPGTVSAAVAATGTTAPVIGPADVTIAEGTHTIVYAWGSLADKNLQLAVQTIPGLHSAPGSVPGARDGSADATAPAGLVLGFGAATLALLLSGFGAARAVAARRVRQ from the coding sequence ATGCGAAAGAGGATCTTCACAGCAGGTATCGGTGCCGCAGCCATTGCCGCCGCTATGGCCCTTGCCGGTCCCGCCAACGCGGCCGAAGGCGACGCCCAGCTGTCGGTGCTGCACGGCGTTCCCGGGCTGACGGTAGACGTATGGGTCAATGGCGACCGCACCCTGGACGACTTCACCCCGGGCAGCCTGGCAGGCCCGCTGGCATTGCCCGCAGGCGCCTACCAGATTGCGATCACTGCAGCGGACGCTGCTGATGCATCCGCGGCCGTCATCGGCCCCGTTACCGTGAACCTCGCGGCCAACGGCAACTACACCGCCGTGGCCAACCTTGACGCCGCGGGCAAACCCACAGCCAACCTCTTCACCAATGACGTGTCCCAAATCGCCGCGGGCAAGGGAAAGCTGACCGTCCGGCACACCGCCGCGGCACCCGCCGTCGACGTCCTGGCCGGCGGCGGCGCCGTGGTCACCAACCTGTCCAACCCCAACGAGCAGACCCTCACCCTGGATCCCGGAACGGTTTCCGCCGCCGTTGCCGCCACCGGCACCACCGCCCCGGTGATCGGCCCGGCGGACGTCACCATCGCCGAGGGCACGCACACCATCGTGTACGCGTGGGGCAGCCTGGCGGACAAGAACCTGCAGCTTGCCGTCCAGACCATCCCGGGACTGCACTCCGCGCCCGGTTCTGTCCCCGGCGCCCGCGACGGATCCGCGGACGCAACGGCTCCGGCAGGCCTGGTCCTGGGCTTCGGTGCAGCCACCCTCGCCCTGCTGCTTAGCGGCTTCGGCGCGGCCCGCGCAGTGGCCGCACGCCGCGTCCGGCAGTAG